In the Aneurinibacillus soli genome, one interval contains:
- a CDS encoding EamA family transporter: protein MVSGYLLVLLSAVGFGVLPIFALFAYDSGVSVATLLFLRFVIAAVIFFGCVFLYSRTWNVSRRQLVSLLLLGGVFYTLQSSAYFLSVKYIPASLATLLFYLYPVFVAVLSFFFNKETLSKRLIVSVLISLGGMGLVLGTPNGDINAIGVLFALGAGVVYSLYIIIGDRVTSSVPPIVTSAYIALFASTSFFVWGLATDSLHFSFSKIGWLSIIGVAIFSTVLSMLTFFIGMNKTGPTKASIVSMVEPIVTILFSFALLHEQMAALQILGGAIVLTGAVLVIIAKEKQHENSQSS, encoded by the coding sequence GTGGTTTCTGGGTATCTTCTTGTACTATTATCGGCGGTAGGATTCGGTGTGCTGCCGATCTTTGCACTGTTTGCGTATGATAGTGGCGTAAGTGTAGCGACGCTTTTATTTTTACGTTTTGTAATTGCGGCGGTTATTTTCTTTGGCTGTGTGTTCCTGTATTCACGCACATGGAACGTATCACGGCGTCAACTGGTGTCGCTTCTGCTGCTTGGAGGTGTATTCTACACCTTGCAATCGTCAGCGTATTTCTTATCCGTAAAATACATTCCAGCCTCACTCGCCACTCTTTTGTTCTATTTATATCCTGTATTCGTCGCCGTTCTATCCTTCTTCTTTAATAAGGAAACACTCTCAAAACGACTGATCGTATCAGTTCTGATCTCGCTTGGCGGTATGGGACTGGTGCTCGGAACGCCAAACGGAGACATCAATGCAATCGGCGTACTGTTTGCACTCGGAGCCGGTGTCGTTTATTCGCTGTACATTATCATCGGTGATCGGGTAACCTCTTCCGTTCCACCGATTGTTACGAGCGCATACATTGCCCTATTTGCTTCCACATCATTTTTTGTATGGGGATTGGCTACGGATTCTTTGCATTTTTCGTTTAGCAAAATCGGCTGGCTCTCCATCATTGGTGTAGCTATTTTCTCCACCGTGTTATCGATGCTCACATTTTTCATCGGTATGAACAAGACCGGGCCAACAAAAGCTTCTATTGTTAGTATGGTCGAACCAATCGTAACCATACTCTTTTCCTTCGCTCTGCTGCATGAGCAGATGGCGGCACTGCAGATACTCGGTGGCGCAATCGTGCTCACAGGAGCCGTGCTTGTTATTATCGCAAAAGAAAAACAACATGAAAACAGCCAGTCCTCCTGA
- the gatB gene encoding Asp-tRNA(Asn)/Glu-tRNA(Gln) amidotransferase subunit GatB, which produces MEFETVIGLEVHVELSTNTKIFCSCSTEFGAPPNTHTCPVCLGHPGVLPVLNKRAVEFAIKAGLALNCEIADESIFERKNYFYPDSPKAYQISQLDQAIAVNGWIEIEVDGKPKRIGITRLQLEEDAGKLTHADSGYASLVDFNRVGTPLIEIVSEPDLRSPEEARLYLEKLKSIVQYCEISDVKMEEGSFRCDANISLRPVGQEEFGKRAELKNVNSLRNVQRGLEYEEVRQAELLRDGERVVQETRRWDDNKARTFSMRSKEEAHDYRYFPDPDLIKMKIDSAWIEEIRALIPELPDARKARYVEQYGLPEYDAGVLTMSKDMSDFFDVTVQTGADAKVVSNWLMGETIGYLNANNLEFKEISLTPENLGALVQLIEKGTISNKIAKTVFKEMMESGKSPEKIVEEKGLVQISDEGALKQMVDEVLAANPQAIEDFKAGKEKAIGALVGQIMKASKGKANPGVVNQLLRDALAKL; this is translated from the coding sequence ATGGAATTCGAAACGGTCATTGGACTTGAGGTTCACGTGGAATTGTCCACAAACACAAAAATTTTCTGCAGTTGCTCAACCGAATTCGGCGCACCGCCGAACACGCATACATGTCCGGTCTGCCTTGGACACCCGGGCGTCCTGCCGGTACTGAACAAGCGAGCGGTGGAATTCGCCATCAAGGCCGGATTGGCACTTAATTGCGAGATTGCAGACGAAAGTATTTTCGAGCGCAAAAACTATTTCTATCCGGACTCACCGAAAGCCTATCAGATCTCTCAGCTTGATCAGGCTATCGCCGTAAATGGCTGGATTGAAATTGAAGTAGACGGCAAGCCGAAACGTATTGGCATCACCCGTCTACAGTTGGAAGAAGATGCAGGTAAGCTGACGCACGCCGACAGCGGCTACGCGTCGCTTGTTGACTTCAACCGTGTTGGAACGCCGCTCATCGAGATCGTGTCTGAACCGGATCTTCGTTCACCGGAAGAAGCACGTCTGTACTTAGAGAAGTTGAAATCAATTGTCCAGTACTGCGAAATCTCCGACGTAAAAATGGAAGAAGGTTCATTCCGTTGTGACGCTAACATCAGTCTGCGTCCGGTAGGCCAGGAAGAGTTCGGTAAACGTGCCGAGCTGAAAAACGTGAACTCGCTCCGCAATGTTCAGCGTGGACTCGAATATGAAGAAGTACGCCAGGCGGAACTGCTGCGTGACGGAGAGAGAGTCGTACAGGAAACACGTCGCTGGGATGATAACAAAGCCCGTACCTTCTCGATGCGCAGCAAGGAAGAAGCGCACGACTATCGGTATTTCCCGGACCCAGATCTTATCAAGATGAAGATTGATTCGGCCTGGATCGAAGAAATTCGCGCCTTGATCCCGGAACTTCCAGATGCGCGTAAAGCCCGCTATGTAGAGCAGTACGGCTTGCCAGAATATGATGCAGGTGTGCTGACGATGTCGAAGGACATGTCCGACTTTTTTGATGTGACCGTACAGACTGGTGCGGATGCCAAAGTAGTTTCTAACTGGCTCATGGGAGAGACGATTGGGTACTTGAACGCCAATAATCTGGAATTTAAAGAAATCAGTCTCACACCGGAAAATCTTGGTGCTCTCGTGCAGCTCATCGAAAAAGGCACCATCAGTAATAAGATTGCTAAGACAGTTTTCAAAGAGATGATGGAATCGGGCAAGTCACCGGAAAAAATCGTTGAAGAAAAAGGTCTGGTGCAGATTAGCGACGAAGGGGCACTGAAACAGATGGTAGACGAAGTGCTTGCCGCAAATCCGCAGGCGATTGAAGACTTCAAAGCCGGCAAAGAAAAAGCGATCGGCGCTCTTGTTGGTCAGATTATGAAAGCTTCCAAAGGAAAAGCAAATCCAGGTGTGGTCAATCAACTGCTCCGTGATGCGCTTGCAAAATTGTAG